DNA sequence from the Candidatus Fluviicola riflensis genome:
ATAAAAAATTAGTTGCCCACCTTTTGGTGGGCAGTTATGATTTTATTCAGTCAAAATTTGGCTTCAAAGCACAATAAAAATTTAGTTGCCCACCATTTAGTGGGCAGTTATGATTTTATTCAAATGAGACTTTTACGAAATACAATAAAAAGTTAGTTGCACCACTTGGGGTGGGGCAAATAGATTTTTATTATTCAAAATCTGGATTTTGGCAGATAAAAAAAGTTAGATGCCCCGGCACAAGTGGTGCAAGTAGAAAAAAATTATGCAAACACTCAAGATTTACTCAACAGTTTCAAGTATTTCTTGCGCTCCAAAGCTAACCAGTTATAAATCTCAGTTGCTAATCGTTCGAAAGATTCCTTGTCATTGAATGCAATTTCGGTAACATGGTAGGAACGGTCAGAATACTCGTCGGTTAAATGGTCCAAACGCCTGTCGTTGATGTTGAGTTCCATTAAAGAAAAAACGGAACGGGAAATATCGAGTATTCCATTATCGTGAGCGAACCCCAATAGGTTCAAACCTAAAACGGTATGTTGGTGTCTTAAATCGTCTTTTATCAACTGAATGATTACCTTTTTTGAAGTTTTTTTCTGCATGGCTCAATAATTTTGTCTAAAAATATTCATTTTATGCTTTTAAAGCAAATTAATATGATTATTTGTATTCAAATGAACTGTTTTAGGCTAAAAATCAAGATTTTCCATTTTTTAAATTATGCTTATTTTGCTTCAAATTCTATCTCTAGAGCTAAATAAATGAACAAGAAGGCGCAGAATCGTATCAAGGCAGTTTTAGCTGAGCAAGGCAAAACAAATAATTGGTTAGCAGAAGCTTTGGGCAAAAATCGGACAACAGTTTCAAAGTGGTGTACAAACCAAATGCAACCCACAATTGAAACATTGTTTGAAGTTGCAGAAGCGTTAGACGTGGATGTGCGTGAATTGTTGATTTCTACGAAATAGTTTCTAATGATTAATGCCTTATGTTCCAACACAATATCAAAAAATGCAATGACCCTAAAATTGACAAAAAATAAAAAAAATATTACTCACAAAGATTTTGAAGTTGTTGATTTATTCTGTGGAATCGGTGGCTTGTCCCATGGTTTTGTGAAAGAAGATTTTAAAGTGAAAGCTGGGGTTGATTTTGATAGTTCATGCAAATTTGCATTTGAAGAAAATAATTCCTCAAAGTTCCTACACAGAGATGTAAAAGAGTTTAGTGGTTCAGAACTTGAATCCTTATACGGAAAAAGCAAAAGAAAAATATTGGTTGGTTGCGCACCTTGTCAGCCGTTTTCTATTTACAATCATAAAAGTTCAAACAGCGAAAACCGACCTGAAGATAAATGGAAACTTCTGTATTCATTTTCAGATTTAATTGATGAAACCGAACCTGACGTTATTTCTATGGAAAATGTACCACTATTGGCGACATTTGATAACGGAAAGGTATTTAAGGATTTCATACATAGGCTAGAACAAAAAGAATATTTAGTCAGCTGGAGTATAGTTAATGCTCAAGATTATGGGGTTCCTCAAAGAAGAAAACGATTAATTTTATTTGGTTCTAAATTAGGTGCAAAAATTAATTTGATAGCTCCCACTATTGAGAATGGTCAATATAAAACGGTTGCTGATGCAATAAGTCATCTACCATTCATCAATGACGGTGAATCGCATCCGAACGATAGGTTGCATTTTGCAAAAAAACTAAATGATCTAAACAAAAAAAGAATTCAATCCACTCCTGAAGGTGGTTCATGGAAAGACTGGGATGAAAGTCTTTGGTTAGAGTGTCACAAGAAAGATTCCGGTAAGGATTTTGGAAGTGTTTATGGGAGAATGAAGTGGAATGATGTAGCTCCTACTATGACGACGTATTGTACAGGAATCAGTAACGGTCGCTTTGGACATCCTGAACAAGATAGGGCAATTAGTCTTAGGGAAGCGGCATTAATTCAAAGTTTTCCTGAAGATTATAAATTTTTAGAACCTAACGTTGAATATTCAGCTCCCACGCTTGCAAGGCAGATAGGGAACGCAGTTCCCGTCGGATTAGGCGTGGCTGTCGCAAGAAGCATAAAAAATCACATACAAGACATTGGGAAAATCAAAAAATAATGCTAGCAAGGATCAAACGCTACGCTGGCGTTTTGATGTTAATACTTTTCGATTGCTCGGTCGGGAACTTATTACCGATCGTATTACTGCTGTATATGAACTAGTGAAGAATTGTTATGACGCTAACGCAACTAAAGTTGATATAATTTTTGAAAATGTCAAAGAAGGAGCGGGAAAAGATTCACGTATAATTATTTCCGATAACGGTATAGGAATGTCATTTAGTGATATTCGAGATAAATGGATGGTTGTTGGAACTGCAAGTAAGAGGAGAGAGTTATATACCCCTAAACCATTTAATCGTAGATATGTTGGTGAAAAGGGAATTGGGCGTTTTGCTGTTGATAAATTAGGTCAAAAGGTCGAAATAGCTACAAAACAGAAAAATACAACACAGTCGCTAATCGTAGACATTAATTGGGATACATATGACCAATTTTCAAAGAGTACTCAATTAACCTTATTTACGGATATTGAGAACTCTTATCATTACATTGATTCTGATAAAGAAAAGCAAGGTACAACACTAACTATATCTGCTTTAGAAGAGACATGGACTGATTTAGATATAAAAAGGCTTGAAAGAGAATTAGAAAAGATAGTCTCACCATTTTTTCCTTTAGATCCGCCTTTCGAAATCACTATCCAGTGTGATGAATATCCCGAATTTGCAAATAAACCTATTAAGGCAGAAAGAATAAAGTATTCGAGCCATGAATTTGTTTTAGACTTTGATGAAAAAGAGGGTAAACAGGAAACCCTAACGTTTAATAAAGCGACAGGAAAGATTGAAGTTCAGAAAATTGATTTTAAATCTTTTGGACCGATTAAATTCCATATCTACTATTTTAATGAACAAGCGAAAAAACGTTATAATCAGGCGTATAAGAACGATGATTATCGAGTTGACGGAGTTAAAATATATCGGGATGGATTAATTACTACACCATTCGCTGAGTTTGAAGGGCAAAGAGACAAAAAAAGAGACATTTTAGGTATAGAAAAACGTAGGTGGTCGAGTGCGTTTGATAAAATAGGTGTTCGTGAAGTAATTGGTATTCTTGAAATCACCAAACAAAATAACCCTAAAATTATTGATGCCACCAATCGCCAAGATTTTGTGGATAATAAGCAATACAGAGATTTAAAGGATTTCATTTTTGATCAATTAAATTCAATTGGAGACTTAAAAAAATCAGGAAGAGATTTGGTAAAAGACGAATCCGATATAGCATTAAAGAATGCCAATGACGGAATTAAAGAGTTTACTACAGTTATTGCTGATCTTGAAAAAAAGAATCCTACATTAAAACCCACTCTTGAACTATTAAAAAAACAAGCCAAGGAGATTGATAAATCTCTAAAAAAAGGTATACAGCAACAACAAAAAGAACGACAAGAACATATTCGAAAAGAAAACATCTATCTTAGTTTAATGTCATTACAAGATTATGCGGTTCATATATCGCATGCTGTAAGAACATCATTAGGTAAGGTTAAAAGGATGGCAGAATTCTTTAAAGATAAGTTTCCGGAAGCACGTTATAACGATCTTTTCAAGGAGTATGCAATCTCTATTTTCGATGAGATGAATAACCTTAACAGAGTTATTGACTTTATGCTAAGCTATGCGGGCTCTAATATTGATATGCAAGATTTTAATGTGAAAGATCTTTTGCACAATTTATTGGAAAAAGCCTATAAACCAATGTTTACTTCAGAAGGTATCAATCTGACGATTGAAGTAAAAGATAGTTTCATAGTACATACTAATAAAAAATTCTTCGAGGATATTTTGGAGAACCTAATTTCCAATTCAGTTAAGGCATTAAGACACGAGAAAAATAAAATCATAAAGTGTGTTGGATATATTGACGGCGACAATTTTGTTCTTTACTTTTCTGACAATGGAGAAGGAATTTTACCTGGGGACGAAGAAAAAATTTTCCAAATATTTTATACTACAACTGCAGACCTCGGTGGAGGCGGTGTTGGATTGTACATCGTTAAAACAAGAGTTGAATCATTGCAAGGAACTATTTCAGTTGTTAAAAGCGAATTTTCTCCAAAAGGTGCTACTTTTAAAATGCTATTCCCACTTAAAAAGAATGATTAATGGAAGCTGTTAAAATTCTGATCATAAATGATGATATGCATATTAATGATCCTTTGATTATTTCTTTGAAAGAGGAATATGGCGAAGAAAATGTGCTGTTAGAAAAAAAATCAAGTGAGGCTTTAAAATATATTTTAAACAACCTGACAAGCAAAATGATTGTTTTGTTGGACTTTGATCTAGGGGTCGGTGAGCCACACGCACCTGAAGTTATTGAAAAGATTAGAGAAAATACATCCTTGATTTACGTTATAGTAATCACAGCTAAGCTTTTCGAAAATATTCCTAATGAATCTTTGATTAAATTCATCAATAATGATGCCTTAGCAATGATAGCAGCAACTATGGATACAAAGCATATTTTAGAATATGTTCGTAAAGCTGCACATCAACTAGATGTAAGAATAGATTGCGTTTTGGAGCAATGGATTGCAAAAAGATCGCAGGATGAGTTAGAGAAACCATATCTCACAACCAAATCTGGGATTACTTATACCCTTGAAGATTTAATGGTTGAAATTCGTAAGGAAACCCCAATAGGGCAACAACTCGAAAAGAGTATTCTTCAGCTTGCAATTGAATTATTGACTAACGGAAGTAAGCAATTAAATGATTAATGTGCTAATTGCTTACGACGACACAGATGATAAGCTCGGAGGATATTTCTGCCGATGTAAAGATCATTTAACTGTAACTCTCCAAGGTGAAATTGAAGACGGTAGGCTTTTAACAAGTCATGAGATTGCGGGCGTTAATTGTCGTTTGGGGTACATAGAAATTACACATGAATCTTTAAAAGAAAAGCCATTTATCATGGTGGTTTATTCTCATGGAGTTGAAGATGCTGTCGTTTCTCATGGGACAGCTTTTATTAAGGCTGGTAATGATAATTCCTTTTATCAAGATTCATTCTTTTACACTAACAGTTGTCTCTCCGGCAAGAAATTGGGAAGAGATTTGATTACTCAAAATTGCAAGGCATTTATTGGATATGAACAATCGGTCTTCGCTTTCAAAGAAGAAAACGAAAACATTTCAATCAATTGTGATAATCTAGGATTGACAGCATTCTTAACAACAGATATTACCGCTTTTGATGCCTATACTCAAATGAAAAATTATTTGACCGATAAATCAAAAGACTTGTTGAAATTTGGAGATATATTAACTTCAGGAATGTTGATTAGTACTCGTGAAGCATTGTTTTTTGATGGAGACAAAACTTTAAAAAAGGAGCATCTGTCTGCTGATATTAAAAAATAAAACAACAGATCGTAATTCTTCGTTTAGATCTAAAAATAGAACGAGAATTCTTTTTTGTATTTAAGTATCACATTTTTTCATCCTTTCACAATCCCTTCATTTATAAAATTTAACGCCAAATCAATTTGATTTTTCACTACATTTATCCCCAATGAATCAATTGAAAAAGACATTTGTACTCTTTCTTATTCTGGTGATTACCTTACCAGGGGAGACGGCACATGCCTTTTCTTTTGTTCCCGAATTTATTTCCCATTACAATCACCACAACGAAACCCATCACCGCTTGAGTTTTATCGATTTTATTGGTGAACATGTTGGTGTCAGACATCACGAAGACTCCAAACACCATAAGCAAGATGAATGTCCGACGAATCACAATCATGCGATGGTTTCGTTAACATTTGTGGTAGAAAAGAAAGCAACCTTCGAAGCCGTTACTGAAGACATTGCCTTTTTTGCTGAAAGAACACCTGTACCACCTTATCAAACCTTTTTCTCAGAATTTCATTCCGCTATCTGGCAACCGCCAAAGTTGAGCTAATCGATTAGTAATAATTGTTGCAGGGCATTCTATGCTTTGTGTTGTCGTGCAATTTGTTTGCCGACCATTGTTTTACGATTAGAAAAATCAAAATGTTAGATAAAATCATTCAATTTAGTATTAAGAATAAGTTGATGATCGGTATTATGATCGTCGCACTTATCGGATGGGGAACCTATTCCCTCAATCAATTACCAATAGATGCCGTTCCTGACATCACCAATAATCAGGTTCAAATTATTACTGTTTCCCCAAGCAACGGAGCGGAAGACATAGAACGTTTTGTGACTTTTCCTGTGGAGCAAACCATGGCTACGATTCCCAATATTGAGGAAGTTCGCTCATTCAGCCGTTTTGGTCTGTCTGTGGTGACTGTGGTTTTCAAAGAAGACGTTGATGTTTATTGGGCGCGACAGCAAGTGAGTGAGCGCTTAAACGATGCCTCGAAAACTATTCCACAAGGAATGGGAACGCCCGAAATGGCTCCAGTAACTACAGGACTTGGTGAAATTTACCAATATGTAATCCATACAAAAAAAGGATACGAGGATAAATACGATGCTACGGAACTCCGCACCATTCAGGATTGGATTGTGAGACGTCAGTTATTAGGTGTAGAAGGAGTTGCCGATGTAAGTAGTTTTGGAGGCTTTCTAAAACAATACGAAATAGCATTAGACCCTGACAAGCTGAAAAGTATGAACGTTGGTGTCAACGATGTGTTTACAGCTTTGCAGAAAAACAATCAAAATACCGGTGGTGCGTATATCGATAAGAAACCGAATGCTTATTTTATTCGAAGCGAAGGGTTAATTCAATCCATTAACGACATTGAAGAAATTGTTGTTACAACACACGACGATGGTATTCCTGTACTAATACGAAATGTTGCCGAGGTGAAATTTGGAGCTGCAACCCGTTACGGTGCAATGACCCGAAACAATGACGGAGAAGTTGTTGGAGCGATCGTAATGATGTTGAAAGGTGCGAATTCTTCCAAGGTGATTGCTGATGTGAAAGAACGAATGGCTCAAATTGAAAAAACACTTCCCGAAGGAATTGTAGTAGAACCATTCCTTGACCGAACGAAGTTGGTAAACAATGCCATTGGTACAGTTGCTAAAAATCTTGCGGAAGGAGCATTGATTGTCATTTTTGTACTGGTATTGCTTTTAGGAAATTTTAGAGCAGGATTAATTGTTGCTTCGGTCATTCCTTTAGCAATGCTTTTTGCTATTTCACTCATGAACCTATTTGGGGTAAGTGGAAATTTAATGAGCCTTGGTGCAATTGACTTTGGATTGATTGTAGACGGGGCAGTCATAATTGTTGAAGCAACCTTACATCATTTACAGCATCGGAATAAACGAACAAAGTTATCTCAATTGGAGATGGATCAGGAAGTCTATACGTCTGCTTCTAAAATCAGAAACAGTGCGGCTTTCGGTGAAATCATCATATTGATTGTTTACTTGCCAATTCTCGCATTGGTGGGTGTAGAAGGAAAAATGTTCAAACCAATGGCTCAAACAGTAGTGTTTGCCATCCTTGGTGCTTTTCTTCTTTCATTGACTTATGTTCCGATGATGAGCGCTTTGTTTTTGAGCAAAAAGATTTCTTTAAAACGGACTATTTCAGATAGAATCATTGAAGGATGCCAACGAGCATATGCGCCAATGCTTCGCTTTGCCCTAAAGACAAAAGTGGTGGTAGTGGGTATCGCCGTTGGTCTGTTTTTCTTTTGTTTGTTCCTGTTCAGTTCTATGGGATCAGAATTTATTCCAACCCTGGAAGAGGGCGATTTTGCTGTTGAAACAAGGGTTTTAACAGGAAGTAGTTTGTCTCAAACAATCGAAGCAGCTACCAGAGCAGGTAAAGTCTTGAAAGAGAATTTTCCAGAAGTAAAAGAAGTGGTAGGAAAAATAGGTTCGGGAGAAATACCAACAGATCCTATGCCAGTTGAAGCTTGTGATTTGATGGTGATTCTGAAAGACAAATCGGAATGGACAAGTGCTTCAACACGGGAAGAACTGGCTGAAAAAATGCAAGCCGAATTGGAAAAACATATTCCAGGCGTAACCTTTGGGTTTCAACAACCCATTCAAATGCGTTTCAACGAACTAATGACTGGTGCTAGACAAGATGTAGTCATTAAAATCTACGGAGAAGACTTAGACAAACTCAGCAAATACGCTAAACAGATCGGAGCAATCTCTCAACAAATTGAGGGAGCGCAAGATGTGTACGTTGAGCAGGTTTCTGGTTTGCCTCAAATTGTGATTGAGTTTAAGCGGGATAAGATTGCGCAGTTTGGTTTGAACATCGAAGATATCAATACGGCTATTCGCGCAGGATTTGCTGGCGAAGTCGCAGGTTTGGTATTTGAGGGAGAAAAACGATTCGACATGGTAGTGCGCCTTGATAAAGTGAACCGTCAAAATTTAGATGACGTTCGTAATCTGTTTATTGAATCGCCAACTGGAGCACAAATCCCCTTGGAACAATTGGCAACAATTGATTTCAAAGAAGGACCGAATCAGATTCAACGAGATGATGCCAAACGAAGAATCATTGTTGGTTTCAACGTGCGCGGAAGAGATGTAGAAAGCATTGTGGAAGAAATACAGAAAAAAGTCGACACAGAGGTGAAATTTGAAGCAGGTTATTATCCTACTTACGGTGGAACATTCGAAAATCTGCAAGCTGCAACGGCACGTTTATCCATCGCCGTTCCTGTAGCGTTGTTATTGATCTTCTTCTTGTTGTACCTTACCTTTAAATCTGCTAAACAAGCGCTTTTAATCTTTACTGCGATTCCACTTTCTGCAATCGGTGGCGTATTTGCGCTTTGGATGCGTGGAATGCCCTTTAGTATTTCGGCGGGTGTTGGTTTCATCGCCTTATTTGGAGTGGCTGTTTTAAATGGAATTGTACTCATTGCAGAATTCAATCGATTGAAAAAAGAAGGTATGAAAGATACAGTGGAAATCATCAAAACGGGCACAGCCGTTCGTTTACGTCCAGTTATCATGACTGCATTAGTAGCATCGTTAGGGTTTCTTCCTATGGCGCTTTCTAACGGAAGCGGAGCAGAAGTTCAAAAACCATTGGCAACTGTTGTAATTGGTGGTTTACTGACTGCAACATTATTGACCTTATTAGTACTTCCAATTTTGTACTACTGGTTCGAGAAAATGAAACCAAAGGTAAAATCAGTACCAACAGTTACTACTGTTATTACCCTATTGTTGCTTTCTGGTTTTGGTTATTCGCAAGGAAAAACGGTGACTTTGGATCAGGCAATTGAAGCAGGACTCACGAACAACAAAGGTGTTATTGCGGGAAATCAGCAGGTCGAATTTCAAACGCAGTACAAACAAACGCTATTTGAAATTCCGAAAACAGATGTCAATTTGATGGTTGGTCAATACAATAGTATCAACCGTTCCGACAATAATTTGAGTATTTCGCAAACCATTCCGTTTCCGACCGTTTTTTCTGCCAATTCCGAATTAGGGAATGTGCTTATTGAGCAAAGTAAACTGAAAACCGAGTTGACCAAGAATGAATTGGTTCATCAAATCAAACAATGTTATTTCTATTTGCAGTACCTCCATGAAGAGCAGAAAATTCTAATAGCACAAGACAGTGTTTTTAAGGGGTTTGTAGAATCTTCATCCTTACGAGAGAAAACAGGAGAAGGTACATTACTTGAAAAAACAACGGCTCAAACTCAGGCAAATGAAATTGGAAATAGATTGGCGCAGAATAAGGCGAACCAATCGAGATACCTATTGCTTTTGCAAAATCTAATTGGTAGTCGAGAACCTATTTCAATTGCTGAAACCGAGTTAAAAGAGCAACAGCTTCTTTTAGCCAGCGATTCAAACGCAGTTGCCGAGAATCCCGAACTGGCATACATTCAACAACAAATTGAAGTTACCCAAAGTCAGCGAAAAGTAGAAATAGCGAAAGGTTTACCTGATATTACGCTAGGGTATTTCAATCAAACACTAATTGGAACCCAAAACGTAAATAATCAGGATGTATATTTTGACGGTTCAAAACGCTTTCAGGGTTTTCAGGTTGGCTTAGCCGTTCCGTTGTTCTTTAATGGATATAGCGCAAAAGTAAAATCGGCTAATCTGTCAACGAAAGTTGCAGAAAGCAACCTCGAAGCCTATCAAGCAGATTTACAAGGAAAATACCAACAGGCGTTACAGGAATATTTAAACAATAGAAATAGCTTGGAATACTATAAGCAGTCGGCATTAGGAAATGCTGAATCTATTCTGCTAAGTGGTCAGAAAGGGTATGCGGGTGGAGAAATTAGTTATTCTGAATACCTGTTTAGCCTAAAAACGGCTAACGAAATAAAGGAGAGATACCTTGCGATTTTGCTTCAAACCAATCTGAGTGCTGCCAAACTTCAGTACTTGACAGGAAAAAAATAAGAGCCAGCCGGGGCTGGCGATAAAGATCAGCCGTGGCTGATTAGCGCAGTCAAACAAAACCAAGCATTGCTCGACAATTTTATCTGAAATATCAGGTTAACGATAAATTAAAAAATTAAATATGAAATCATTCATTCAATCAACAATAGTCATTACAACCTTGTTTCTTGCAAGTTGTAGTTCGAACGAAAAGCCAGTAGAGAAAGAAGAGCACCACGAAAATGAAAATAGCGTGGAACTTACTGCTGAACAATACAAAACCATTGATCTTCAAACTGGAAGCATTGAATTAAAATCCCTTAGTGGAACCATAAAGGTGAATGGGATGTTAGACGTTCCACCACAAAATTTGGTTTCCATTTCAGCTCCTTTTGGCGGGACGGTGAAAAACACTGAACTTCTCCAGGGCATGAAAGTGAAAAAAGGACAGGTTATCGCAATTATTCAGAATCCCGATTTTATTGATGTTCAGCAAGACTATTTGGATTACAAAAGTCAATTGGAATACTTGAAATTGGAATACGAACGTCAGGAAGAATTGTCTACTGGAAATATCAATGCAAAGAAAACTGTTCAGAAAGCAAAAAGCGAATACGAAAGCATGCGAGCACGCGTAAACGGATTGAAGGCTAGATTGCAGCTCATGAATATCTCTATAGCGTCAATTGAAAAAGGAAAGATCCAAAGTACTTCTTCCATTATTTCTCCCATTAGTGGATATGTCACTCAGGTAAACACCAATATTGGAGCTTTTGTTACGCCATCTGATGTGCTTTTCAAAATTGCAGATACGGAGCATTTACATGCAGAACTGACTGTGTTTGAAAAAGATGTTCCTAAATTAAAAGTTGGACAAAAAGTACGGTTCACCTTAGCCAACGAAGATAAAGAGCGCACAGCAACCATTTATTTGATTGGTCGGGAAATAGGAAGCAATCGCACAGTAAATATTCATTGCCATTTAGATAAAGAAGACAATCAATTACTTCCGGGAATGTACCTGAAAGGGTTGGTTGAAAGTGGAAGCGCAGAAGTAACAGCTGTTCCTGATAAAGCCATTGTAGAGTTTGAGGGAGAAAAGTACATTTTTGCTGAAGTGAAAGCCGATCACAAAAATGAGTATGCGTTTGAAATGATCGCAATAAAAGCTGGGGTAAGTGAATTGGGTTATACTGAAATCACACTGCCTTCAGGGAAGAACTGGCAAACGCTAAAAATTGTAATCAATGGAACTTATGATCTTTTGAGCAAACTGAAAAATGGTGAGGAAGAAGGTGGACATGCTCACTAACTAAATTCTATTAATTTTTAGGGCAAAGTCTTAGGAACTTTAACATGAGTAATGACTTTTTCATTTCTAAGTTCTTTGCCCTTTTTAAGAAAAAGGATATGAAAAACGTAGATCCAAACCATAAACATACTTATGATGCGCATGGCAAAATGACATGTTGTTCGTTAGAAGAAAAGATAGATGTGAATAGCGGTAAACCCCACAGCAATAGTCATTGTTGTGACCATGACGGAGAAGAAGAAATCAAGGATTCAACTAAAGAATCGAATTATTGGTTTCAATATGTTCCTGCATTCATCAGCTTTGCATTGTTGTTCGCTGGAATCTTATTTGAACAGGTTTTTAAGCCTGACTTTTTTAAAGGAACTATCAAACTGGTTTGGTACTTGGTTGCTTATTTGCCTGTTGGTGTTCCTGTAATGATCGATGCGGTAAAATCCATTGCAAAAGGCGCTTTTTTTTCAGAATTCTTTCTGATGACCATTGCAACGGTTGGAGCATTTTTTATTCGTGAGTATTCCGAAGGAGTTGCAGTAATGCTCTTTTATGCAGTTGGTGAATTGTTCCAAACTGCGGCTGTGAATCGAGCGAAAAGAAGCATTAAGGCGTTATTGGATATTCGTCCTGATACTGTTAACGTAATGCGAAATGGACAATTACAAACTGTTTCGCCGTCAGAGGTTCAAATTGATGAAATCATTCAGGTGAAATCGGGTGAGAAAGTCGCATTAGATGGAGCGTTGATTTCTGATTCTGCTTCGTTCAATACTGCTGCATTAACGGGTGAAAGTAAGCCTGACAACAAAGGAAAAGGTGAAGCCGTTTTGGCTGGGATGATTAACCTCAATTCAGTTTCGGATATAAAAGTTACCTCCTTGTTTAAGGATAGTAAACTTTCCAAAATATTGGAGATGGTTCAGGATGCTACCTCCCGTAAATCCCAAACGCAATTATTCATTTCAAAATTCGCGCGGATTTATACACCAATCGTTGTGTTTCTTGCCGTTGGAATTTGTTTGCTCCCGTATTTGTTCGTTTCAGACTACCAGTTTAACGAATGGCTGTACAGATCACTTGTTTTCCTGGTGATTTCTTGCCCGTGTGCCTTAGTTATTTCTATTCCGCTCGGTTATTTCGGTGGTATCGGTTTGGCTTCCCGTAATGGAATCTTATTCAAAGGCTCTAACTATTTGGACGTAATGACCAAAATAGACACCGTGGTGATGGATAAAACAGGTACATTGACCAAAGGCGTTTTCAAAGTTCAGGAAGTTGTTTCAGAAGGAATTGAACAAGAAGAATTGGTAAGGATTACGGCTTCCATTGAAAGTAAATCAACCCATCCTATCGCATCCGCAATTGTTGAATATGCAGGAAATTCTATAAAAACAACAAAAGTTGAACAGGTAGAGGAAATTTCAGGGCATGGTTTAAAAGGAAAGATCGACGGAAAAGAAGTGTTAGCTGGAAATCTGAAACTGTTGCAAAAATTTAATGTAGCATACAATTCTGAAATCGAAACCATCGTTGAAACTATCGTAGTGGTCGCTATTGATGGAAAATATGCGGGTCGTATTACCATCGCTGACGAGATCAAAGAAGACGCCGAGCAAGCAATCAAGGATTTGAAGAGTCTTCAAATCAAAACAGTGATGCTTTCAGGAGATAAACAAAGCATTGTAGACAAAGTAGCAAAAGCACTTTCAGTAGATGAATATTTTGGCGATCTATTACCTGAAAACAAAGTTGAAAAAGTGCAGACGTTGAAGGATCAAAATAGAATCATTGCCTTTGTTGGTGATGGTGTGAATGATGCTCCAGTTGTTGCGTTAGCAGATGCAGGAATCGCCATGGGTGGTTTGGGAAGCGATGCAACTATTGAAACTGCGGATATTGTGATCCAAAATGACGAACCATCCAAAATTGTTACGGCAATAAAAATTGGACGAATCACCAAGAAAATTGTTTGGCAGAACATTATCCTTGCAATGTCTGTTAAAGTAATTGTTTTAGCACTTGGGGCAGGAGGAATCGCAACCCTTTGGGAAGCTGTTTTTGCTGATGTGGGAGTTGCTTTATT
Encoded proteins:
- a CDS encoding DNA (cytosine-5-)-methyltransferase, giving the protein MTLKLTKNKKNITHKDFEVVDLFCGIGGLSHGFVKEDFKVKAGVDFDSSCKFAFEENNSSKFLHRDVKEFSGSELESLYGKSKRKILVGCAPCQPFSIYNHKSSNSENRPEDKWKLLYSFSDLIDETEPDVISMENVPLLATFDNGKVFKDFIHRLEQKEYLVSWSIVNAQDYGVPQRRKRLILFGSKLGAKINLIAPTIENGQYKTVADAISHLPFINDGESHPNDRLHFAKKLNDLNKKRIQSTPEGGSWKDWDESLWLECHKKDSGKDFGSVYGRMKWNDVAPTMTTYCTGISNGRFGHPEQDRAISLREAALIQSFPEDYKFLEPNVEYSAPTLARQIGNAVPVGLGVAVARSIKNHIQDIGKIKK
- a CDS encoding transcriptional regulator; translation: MNKKAQNRIKAVLAEQGKTNNWLAEALGKNRTTVSKWCTNQMQPTIETLFEVAEALDVDVRELLISTK
- a CDS encoding CusA/CzcA family heavy metal efflux RND transporter; the protein is MLDKIIQFSIKNKLMIGIMIVALIGWGTYSLNQLPIDAVPDITNNQVQIITVSPSNGAEDIERFVTFPVEQTMATIPNIEEVRSFSRFGLSVVTVVFKEDVDVYWARQQVSERLNDASKTIPQGMGTPEMAPVTTGLGEIYQYVIHTKKGYEDKYDATELRTIQDWIVRRQLLGVEGVADVSSFGGFLKQYEIALDPDKLKSMNVGVNDVFTALQKNNQNTGGAYIDKKPNAYFIRSEGLIQSINDIEEIVVTTHDDGIPVLIRNVAEVKFGAATRYGAMTRNNDGEVVGAIVMMLKGANSSKVIADVKERMAQIEKTLPEGIVVEPFLDRTKLVNNAIGTVAKNLAEGALIVIFVLVLLLGNFRAGLIVASVIPLAMLFAISLMNLFGVSGNLMSLGAIDFGLIVDGAVIIVEATLHHLQHRNKRTKLSQLEMDQEVYTSASKIRNSAAFGEIIILIVYLPILALVGVEGKMFKPMAQTVVFAILGAFLLSLTYVPMMSALFLSKKISLKRTISDRIIEGCQRAYAPMLRFALKTKVVVVGIAVGLFFFCLFLFSSMGSEFIPTLEEGDFAVETRVLTGSSLSQTIEAATRAGKVLKENFPEVKEVVGKIGSGEIPTDPMPVEACDLMVILKDKSEWTSASTREELAEKMQAELEKHIPGVTFGFQQPIQMRFNELMTGARQDVVIKIYGEDLDKLSKYAKQIGAISQQIEGAQDVYVEQVSGLPQIVIEFKRDKIAQFGLNIEDINTAIRAGFAGEVAGLVFEGEKRFDMVVRLDKVNRQNLDDVRNLFIESPTGAQIPLEQLATIDFKEGPNQIQRDDAKRRIIVGFNVRGRDVESIVEEIQKKVDTEVKFEAGYYPTYGGTFENLQAATARLSIAVPVALLLIFFLLYLTFKSAKQALLIFTAIPLSAIGGVFALWMRGMPFSISAGVGFIALFGVAVLNGIVLIAEFNRLKKEGMKDTVEIIKTGTAVRLRPVIMTALVASLGFLPMALSNGSGAEVQKPLATVVIGGLLTATLLTLLVLPILYYWFEKMKPKVKSVPTVTTVITLLLLSGFGYSQGKTVTLDQAIEAGLTNNKGVIAGNQQVEFQTQYKQTLFEIPKTDVNLMVGQYNSINRSDNNLSISQTIPFPTVFSANSELGNVLIEQSKLKTELTKNELVHQIKQCYFYLQYLHEEQKILIAQDSVFKGFVESSSLREKTGEGTLLEKTTAQTQANEIGNRLAQNKANQSRYLLLLQNLIGSREPISIAETELKEQQLLLASDSNAVAENPELAYIQQQIEVTQSQRKVEIAKGLPDITLGYFNQTLIGTQNVNNQDVYFDGSKRFQGFQVGLAVPLFFNGYSAKVKSANLSTKVAESNLEAYQADLQGKYQQALQEYLNNRNSLEYYKQSALGNAESILLSGQKGYAGGEISYSEYLFSLKTANEIKERYLAILLQTNLSAAKLQYLTGKK